A single Candidatus Poribacteria bacterium DNA region contains:
- a CDS encoding cold-shock protein — MATGRVKWFNEKKGYGFISQESGEDVFVHYTAIQARGFRTLHEGQRVKFDIVQGAKGPQAANVVVIE, encoded by the coding sequence GTGGCAACTGGTCGTGTCAAGTGGTTCAATGAGAAGAAGGGATATGGTTTTATATCCCAAGAGTCGGGTGAGGACGTTTTCGTCCATTATACCGCCATCCAGGCCCGTGGATTTAGAACCCTCCACGAGGGCCAGAGGGTGAAGTTCGACATTGTCCAGGGAGCCAAGGGCCCCCAGGCCGCCAATGTCGTAGTGATCGAATAA
- a CDS encoding DNA helicase UvrBC, with product MDRHIVDMIDEVIDVVDFDSDKPIKVLKSSDGRDVVLIRSNPFTITRIYVTGRPDGKRPHGRDSYYDYFMEQHEDYVRKHGSDEGFALTAEDWTALFNEATDRYLRYLIFASIKRWEDVKRDTTINIRLSDFAKKYAPSEIAWQIYQYKGYMLMMRAIANAELKLMKIDYVGAIEELDKGISEIGKFCAECLREGHEEAEAITRDKYLSNLVQYRNDIQSVGEKLSSGELNEISWEELDELLTEEEEEE from the coding sequence ATGGATCGACACATCGTGGACATGATAGATGAGGTAATAGATGTGGTGGATTTCGACTCCGATAAACCCATTAAGGTGTTGAAAAGCTCCGACGGACGAGATGTGGTATTGATACGCTCCAATCCCTTCACGATCACCAGGATCTACGTTACCGGCAGGCCGGATGGCAAAAGGCCACATGGTAGGGATTCATATTATGACTATTTCATGGAACAACATGAAGACTATGTGAGGAAACACGGTTCTGATGAGGGATTTGCGTTGACGGCCGAGGATTGGACCGCCCTTTTCAACGAGGCTACGGATAGATACCTCAGATATCTCATATTCGCCAGCATAAAGAGATGGGAGGACGTCAAGAGGGATACAACGATTAACATACGACTATCCGATTTCGCCAAAAAGTATGCCCCATCGGAGATCGCCTGGCAAATATATCAATATAAGGGATATATGCTTATGATGAGGGCCATAGCCAATGCTGAGCTCAAACTGATGAAGATAGATTACGTAGGGGCGATAGAGGAACTTGACAAGGGGATATCCGAGATCGGGAAGTTCTGCGCTGAATGCCTTAGAGAAGGGCATGAAGAGGCCGAAGCTATAACCAGGGATAAATATCTGAGCAACCTCGTGCAGTATAGGAACGATATACAGTCGGTAGGAGAAAAGTTAAGCTCCGGCGAGCTAAACGAGATAAGCTGGGAAGAGCTTGATGAACTGCTAACTGAAGAGGAGGAAGAGGAATAA